From Spartinivicinus ruber, the proteins below share one genomic window:
- the infB gene encoding translation initiation factor IF-2: MAEVTVEQLALVVGAPVERLLKQMSEAGLPQTSPEQVVSDKEKQALLAYLKQSHGGSSAEPKKITIKRKTVSQLKVSGQGKSKTVNVEVRKKRTYVKRNLVAEIEAEKKRLTEEAEQEKLAEEKRQQEKKTKAETEVSKKKEPARQENKTKPKKEKRTDTVAPAPTATPADLEAQADPGRGKGKGKKGQDKSSAAPAGKRKGRGRFERDGFEDGSEELGRRKGGGRRDAKGKAKKIKLVATKPNIHGFAKPTQPVIHEVSLPETITVAELAQKMSVKAAEVIKAMFKMGSMVTINQVVDQDTAAIVVEEMGHKVKLVKADAIEDTLEDELTQTVGEETNRAPVVTVMGHVDHGKTSLLDYIRKSRVQSGEAGGITQHIGAYHVKSGDNFITFLDTPGHAAFTAMRARGAKATDVVILVVAADDGVMPQTEEAIQHAKAAEVPIVVAVNKMDKPEADPDRVKNELSARDVIPEDWGGDTQMIPVSAHTGEGINELLEAVLLQSELLELKASPESPGRGVVVESRLDKGRGPVATVLVQNGTLRQGDNVLVGQQYGRVRAMLNEVGVQVKEAGPSIPVEILGLDGTPDAGDELLVVKDEKKAREIALFRQGKYREVKLARQQAAKLESMFASMGSDEKKTLNIVLKADVRGSLEALTSALTELGNEEVEVKVVSSGVGGITETDANLALASSAVIFGFNVRADATARKIVETEELDMRYYSVIYDIIDDVKKALTGMLKAQFREQIVGVAEVRDIFRSPKFGLIAGCMVVEGTVFRNERIRVLRDNVVIYEGELESLRRFKDDVNEVRNGMECGIGVKNYTDVKEGDKIEVYKSIEVERSL, encoded by the coding sequence ATGGCAGAAGTGACAGTAGAACAACTAGCCTTAGTAGTCGGCGCTCCAGTTGAGCGTTTATTAAAGCAAATGAGTGAGGCTGGTTTACCACAAACTAGTCCAGAGCAAGTTGTATCAGATAAAGAAAAACAAGCCTTACTGGCCTACTTAAAGCAAAGTCATGGTGGTTCTTCAGCAGAGCCCAAAAAAATCACCATTAAGCGTAAAACAGTAAGTCAGTTAAAAGTTTCTGGCCAAGGTAAAAGTAAGACAGTTAATGTAGAGGTTCGTAAAAAGCGAACTTATGTGAAGCGTAATCTTGTTGCTGAAATTGAAGCAGAGAAAAAGCGTCTTACTGAGGAAGCTGAGCAAGAGAAGCTGGCAGAAGAAAAGCGCCAGCAAGAGAAAAAAACGAAGGCAGAGACTGAAGTTAGTAAGAAAAAAGAGCCTGCTCGCCAAGAAAATAAAACAAAGCCCAAGAAAGAAAAGCGCACTGATACTGTAGCTCCTGCTCCTACAGCAACGCCAGCAGACTTGGAAGCTCAGGCTGATCCAGGACGTGGTAAAGGTAAAGGGAAAAAAGGCCAGGATAAATCTTCTGCAGCACCAGCTGGTAAGCGTAAAGGTAGAGGTCGTTTTGAACGTGATGGCTTTGAAGATGGCTCAGAAGAATTAGGTCGTAGAAAAGGTGGCGGCCGTCGTGATGCTAAAGGCAAAGCGAAAAAGATAAAGTTAGTTGCTACTAAGCCAAATATTCATGGTTTTGCTAAACCTACACAGCCTGTTATTCATGAAGTAAGCCTACCTGAAACTATCACAGTAGCTGAACTGGCGCAAAAAATGTCAGTGAAAGCGGCAGAAGTGATTAAGGCTATGTTCAAAATGGGTTCAATGGTTACTATTAATCAGGTGGTTGATCAAGATACTGCAGCAATTGTGGTTGAAGAAATGGGTCACAAGGTGAAGCTGGTTAAAGCCGATGCCATTGAAGATACCCTTGAAGATGAATTGACACAAACGGTCGGTGAAGAAACTAACCGTGCACCAGTAGTCACTGTAATGGGGCACGTTGACCACGGTAAAACTTCTTTATTGGACTACATCCGTAAAAGCCGAGTGCAATCTGGTGAAGCTGGTGGTATTACCCAGCATATAGGTGCCTACCATGTGAAATCAGGTGATAATTTCATTACCTTCCTGGATACACCTGGTCACGCTGCGTTTACTGCGATGCGGGCGCGTGGTGCAAAAGCAACAGATGTAGTAATTCTGGTTGTTGCTGCTGATGATGGTGTTATGCCTCAAACTGAAGAAGCAATTCAGCACGCTAAAGCTGCCGAAGTACCAATCGTTGTTGCAGTTAACAAGATGGATAAGCCTGAAGCAGACCCTGATCGAGTTAAGAACGAACTCTCTGCCAGAGATGTTATTCCTGAAGATTGGGGCGGTGATACTCAGATGATTCCAGTTTCTGCACATACTGGTGAGGGTATTAATGAGTTGCTCGAAGCAGTGCTTTTACAGTCTGAACTGTTAGAGCTGAAAGCTTCTCCTGAGTCTCCAGGGCGTGGTGTTGTTGTTGAGTCTCGCTTGGATAAAGGGCGTGGGCCAGTAGCCACGGTATTAGTACAAAATGGTACCCTACGCCAGGGCGACAATGTTCTGGTTGGTCAACAGTATGGGCGGGTACGTGCCATGCTGAATGAAGTAGGTGTGCAAGTTAAAGAGGCTGGGCCATCTATACCTGTAGAAATTTTAGGTCTTGATGGCACACCGGATGCGGGTGATGAGCTGCTTGTTGTAAAAGACGAGAAAAAAGCCCGCGAAATTGCGTTATTCAGACAGGGCAAATATCGTGAAGTGAAGCTAGCACGTCAGCAGGCGGCTAAGCTCGAAAGCATGTTTGCCAGCATGGGAAGCGATGAGAAGAAGACACTTAATATTGTACTTAAAGCAGACGTGCGTGGTTCTCTAGAAGCTTTAACTTCTGCACTTACTGAGTTAGGTAATGAAGAAGTTGAAGTAAAAGTTGTATCTAGCGGTGTTGGTGGAATTACTGAAACAGACGCTAACTTGGCACTTGCTTCCAGTGCAGTTATCTTTGGTTTTAATGTTCGTGCAGATGCCACGGCGAGAAAAATTGTTGAAACTGAAGAACTTGATATGCGTTATTACAGCGTTATTTATGACATCATTGATGATGTGAAAAAAGCGCTAACAGGCATGTTAAAAGCCCAGTTTAGAGAACAAATTGTAGGTGTGGCAGAAGTTAGAGATATCTTTAGATCACCTAAATTTGGTTTAATTGCTGGTTGTATGGTAGTGGAAGGTACTGTTTTCCGTAACGAGCGCATCAGGGTACTGCGTGATAACGTGGTTATTTATGAAGGTGAGCTTGAGTCATTACGTCGCTTTAAAGATGACGTGAATGAAGTTCGAAATGGTATGGAATGTGGTATCGGTGTGAAGAATTACACTGATGTCAAAGAAGGCGACAAGATAGAGGTTTATAAATCTATCGAAGTAGAGCGTTCCTTATAA
- the rbfA gene encoding 30S ribosome-binding factor RbfA produces the protein MAREYSRTQRVSDQLQRELASLIQLEIKDPRLGMVTVSAVEVTKDLAYAKVFVTFLAINDQQPVDEKLEVLNHAAGFLRSLLAKSIKLRTIPQLSFYYDDSISRGQYLSNLIDKAMASDNQHHSAESDQDNSNQEAE, from the coding sequence ATGGCAAGAGAATATAGCCGAACCCAGCGTGTTTCAGATCAACTTCAGCGAGAATTGGCAAGCTTGATTCAGCTGGAAATTAAAGATCCTCGTTTGGGTATGGTCACGGTCAGTGCTGTTGAAGTGACAAAGGATTTAGCTTATGCCAAAGTCTTTGTTACCTTTTTAGCAATCAATGACCAACAACCAGTCGATGAAAAATTAGAGGTATTAAATCATGCGGCAGGCTTCTTGCGTTCATTGCTCGCGAAGTCCATTAAGCTAAGAACAATACCCCAGCTAAGCTTTTATTATGATGACAGCATCAGCCGAGGGCAGTATCTATCCAACTTGATAGATAAGGCCATGGCTTCTGATAACCAGCATCACTCAGCTGAGTCTGATCAAGATAATAGTAACCAAGAAGCGGAGTAA
- the truB gene encoding tRNA pseudouridine(55) synthase TruB, whose translation MGRHRQRGRPVSGIILIDKPQGLTSNQVLQQVKRLYGAAKAGHTGSLDPLATGVLPICLGEATKYSQYLLDADKGYRTTATLGTKTTTGDAEGDIIEEKPAAHITEADIDNVLPQFMGEIQQVPSMYSAIKVDGQPLYKLARQGVEIERKARTVRIYSLKKLQYSTPQLELEVLCSKGTYIRSLVEDIGEQLGCGGYVSQLRRFSAGPYDEEQLYTFEQLQQVRDEGGHQALDELLLPVDTAVMHWPEIILTETTGFYVQQGQPVTVSKAPAAGWVRLYLGKQRQFIGIGEIDDEGRVAPRRLVKTNNSNTSV comes from the coding sequence GTGGGGCGTCATCGTCAACGGGGCAGACCTGTTAGTGGTATTATTCTTATTGATAAACCCCAGGGTTTAACCTCTAATCAAGTTTTACAACAAGTAAAGCGTTTATATGGAGCTGCAAAAGCAGGCCATACGGGTAGTTTAGATCCACTAGCAACAGGGGTTTTGCCTATTTGTTTGGGAGAGGCTACTAAATATTCTCAATATTTGCTGGATGCTGACAAAGGCTATCGCACAACTGCAACTTTGGGCACTAAAACTACGACGGGTGATGCAGAGGGCGACATTATTGAAGAAAAGCCTGCTGCTCACATAACTGAAGCAGACATTGATAACGTGTTGCCTCAGTTTATGGGGGAAATTCAGCAAGTGCCGTCCATGTATTCTGCTATCAAAGTTGATGGTCAGCCACTCTACAAACTGGCACGTCAAGGTGTGGAAATAGAGCGTAAGGCTCGTACAGTACGCATTTATTCGTTAAAAAAATTACAGTACTCAACTCCTCAATTGGAGCTAGAAGTGCTTTGTAGTAAAGGCACTTATATTCGTTCATTGGTTGAAGATATTGGTGAGCAGTTGGGTTGTGGTGGTTATGTTAGCCAACTACGTCGTTTTAGTGCTGGCCCTTATGATGAAGAGCAGCTGTATACTTTTGAACAATTGCAACAAGTTCGTGATGAAGGTGGTCATCAAGCGTTAGATGAGCTGCTGTTACCGGTTGATACAGCAGTAATGCACTGGCCTGAAATTATTCTTACTGAAACGACAGGCTTTTATGTGCAGCAAGGCCAGCCGGTTACTGTATCCAAAGCACCTGCTGCAGGTTGGGTTCGCCTTTACCTAGGGAAGCAACGACAGTTTATTGGAATTGGCGAAATTGATGATGAAGGTCGAGTAGCACCAAGGCGACTGGTAAAAACCAATAACTCAAATACTAGTGTATAA
- the rpsO gene encoding 30S ribosomal protein S15 has translation MALSAEKKAQVIKDYQVKEGDTGSPEVQVALLTANIEGLQSHFKAHIHDHHSRRGLIRMVNQRRKLLDYLKRKDVERYRTLIQRLGLRR, from the coding sequence ATGGCATTGTCTGCTGAAAAAAAAGCACAAGTAATTAAAGATTACCAAGTTAAAGAAGGTGATACTGGCTCACCTGAAGTTCAGGTTGCTTTACTGACTGCTAACATTGAAGGCTTACAGTCTCACTTTAAAGCACACATTCATGATCACCACTCACGTCGTGGCTTGATTCGGATGGTTAACCAGCGTCGTAAATTACTTGACTACTTAAAAAGAAAAGACGTTGAGCGTTATCGTACATTAATTCAGCGCTTAGGCCTGCGCCGGTAA